Proteins encoded within one genomic window of Gammaproteobacteria bacterium:
- the ppsA gene encoding phosphoenolpyruvate synthase, translated as MQKYVLWYEQLGMNDVEVVGGKNASLGEMISNLSNAGVQVPGGFATTADAFNEFLETSGINEKIYLLLDDLNVDDLTALANAGKTIRQWILDTPFQPQFEVAIAEAYQQLADSSAGMSFAVRSSATAEDMPDASFAGQQETFLNVVGLDAVREAIKHVFASLFNDRAISYRVHQGYSHRGVALSAGIQRMVRSDIASSGVMFTLDTESGFDDVVFITSSWGLGEMVVQGAVNPDEFYVHKPTLNAGRPAVVRRNIGSKLIEMVYSDDTKHGKQVVIKDIETERSHQFSITDAEVTELAKQALVIEQHYGRPMDIEWAKDGNDGKLYIVQARPETVRSRESSNIMERYSLNATSTVIAEGRAIGGKIGSGRVKVLASIDEMDRIEPGDILVTDMTDPDWEPIMKRASAIVTNRGGRTCHAAIIARELGVPAVVGCGNATDLIKEGQFVTVSCAEGDTGYIYDGELDFTVTSSEVSNLPELPLKIMMNVGNPDRAFDFARLPHAGVGLARLEFIINRMIGIHPKALINFDDQDARTQREITELIAGYANPTEFYIAKLTEGISTLACAFSPEKVIVRMSDFKSNEYANLLGGERYEPEEENPMLGFRGASRYLSEDFRDCFALECEALKRVRNEMGFNNVEIMIPFVRTVEEGKAVIELLAEHGLKRGENGLRIIMMCELPSNALLADEFLEHFDGFSIGSNDLTQLTLGLDRDSGIVSKLFDERNPAVKKLLSMAIQAAKVKGKYVGICGQGPSDHEDFAAWLVEEGIDSLSLNPDTVLPTWLYLADKFPA; from the coding sequence GTGCAAAAATATGTACTTTGGTATGAACAGCTTGGCATGAATGATGTTGAAGTTGTTGGCGGTAAAAACGCATCTTTAGGTGAAATGATCAGTAATTTGTCAAACGCAGGTGTTCAAGTACCGGGCGGTTTCGCGACAACAGCTGATGCATTCAATGAGTTTTTAGAAACCAGCGGTATCAACGAGAAAATTTATCTGTTGCTTGATGATTTAAATGTTGATGATTTAACGGCGCTGGCAAATGCAGGCAAGACAATTCGTCAATGGATTCTCGATACCCCGTTCCAGCCACAGTTTGAAGTGGCAATTGCCGAGGCTTATCAGCAGTTAGCTGATTCGTCAGCGGGTATGTCATTTGCGGTGCGTTCATCTGCGACCGCAGAAGATATGCCAGACGCATCATTTGCTGGCCAGCAAGAAACATTTTTAAACGTAGTCGGGTTAGACGCCGTACGTGAAGCGATTAAGCATGTTTTTGCTTCATTGTTTAACGACCGCGCAATTTCATATCGCGTTCATCAAGGTTATAGCCATCGCGGCGTTGCGTTATCAGCTGGTATCCAGCGGATGGTTCGCAGTGACATTGCGTCATCTGGCGTTATGTTTACGCTTGATACGGAATCTGGTTTTGACGATGTTGTGTTTATTACGTCGTCATGGGGTCTTGGCGAAATGGTCGTACAGGGCGCAGTTAACCCTGACGAATTCTACGTGCACAAGCCAACATTGAACGCTGGTCGTCCTGCTGTTGTTCGTCGTAACATTGGTAGTAAGCTCATTGAAATGGTTTACTCTGACGACACGAAGCACGGCAAGCAAGTTGTCATTAAAGACATTGAAACCGAGCGTTCACATCAGTTTTCGATTACCGATGCTGAAGTAACAGAGCTGGCTAAACAAGCCTTAGTTATTGAGCAACACTACGGTCGTCCAATGGACATCGAGTGGGCAAAAGACGGTAACGACGGTAAATTGTACATAGTACAAGCACGCCCAGAAACGGTTCGTTCACGCGAAAGCAGCAACATCATGGAGCGTTACTCGCTTAATGCTACCAGCACCGTTATTGCTGAAGGCCGTGCTATTGGTGGTAAAATCGGTTCGGGTCGCGTTAAAGTATTAGCGTCGATTGACGAAATGGACCGCATTGAGCCTGGCGATATCTTAGTAACCGATATGACCGATCCCGATTGGGAGCCAATCATGAAGCGCGCTTCAGCGATTGTGACTAACCGTGGTGGTCGTACGTGTCACGCTGCAATCATTGCGCGTGAGCTGGGTGTTCCTGCCGTGGTTGGTTGTGGCAACGCGACTGATTTAATCAAAGAAGGCCAATTTGTAACTGTGTCTTGTGCCGAAGGCGATACGGGTTACATTTATGACGGTGAGCTCGATTTCACGGTAACCTCGTCTGAAGTAAGCAACTTACCTGAGCTACCGCTTAAGATCATGATGAACGTTGGCAACCCCGATCGTGCGTTTGACTTTGCGCGTTTGCCACACGCTGGTGTTGGTTTGGCCCGCTTAGAGTTTATTATCAATCGCATGATTGGTATTCACCCGAAAGCCTTGATTAACTTTGACGATCAAGACGCCCGAACTCAACGTGAAATTACCGAATTAATCGCCGGTTACGCAAACCCAACTGAGTTTTACATTGCGAAACTGACCGAAGGTATTTCAACCTTGGCTTGTGCTTTCTCACCAGAGAAAGTTATTGTGCGGATGTCTGATTTTAAGTCAAACGAATACGCTAACCTATTAGGTGGCGAACGTTACGAGCCTGAAGAAGAAAACCCAATGCTGGGCTTCCGCGGCGCTTCTCGTTATTTGTCTGAAGACTTCAGAGACTGTTTCGCACTTGAATGTGAAGCACTAAAACGTGTTCGTAACGAAATGGGCTTTAATAACGTTGAAATTATGATCCCGTTTGTTCGTACCGTTGAAGAAGGCAAAGCCGTTATCGAACTACTGGCTGAGCACGGACTTAAGCGTGGCGAAAACGGCTTACGCATTATCATGATGTGTGAATTGCCTTCTAACGCGTTGCTTGCTGATGAATTCTTAGAACACTTTGATGGCTTCTCAATCGGATCTAACGATTTAACGCAGTTAACTCTGGGTCTAGATCGCGATTCTGGCATCGTGTCTAAATTGTTTGACGAGCGTAACCCTGCGGTTAAAAAGCTGTTATCAATGGCGATTCAAGCGGCCAAAGTCAAAGGTAAGTATGTTGGTATTTGTGGTCAAGGTCCGTCAGATCACGAAGACTTCGCAGCTTGGTTGGTTGAAGAGGGCATTGACAGCTTGTCACTTAACCCTGATACCGTACTGCCAACGTGGTTGTACCTTGCAGACAAGTTCCCTGCATAA
- a CDS encoding kinase/pyrophosphorylase, with protein MLRKVFYISDGTAITAEILGHAVLSQFDIEFEQITIPFVETLAKATEVAQQINDSCITEKPALVFHSIIDENIRKIIESCNGISYDFLNTFVAPLEKQLGTKAAPKTHRTHGIANEAYSARIDAINYSLDNDDGISLKHLDKAEIILVGVSRCGKTPSSLYLAMQFGIATANYPFICEDMDNLKLPAELKKNKSKIFGLTIDPFRLHEIRTQRRADSKYASLRQCRAEVKEVEMLYRRERIPFIDTTKHSVEEITAKIIDISGLKRKMF; from the coding sequence ATTTTGCGTAAAGTCTTTTACATCTCTGATGGGACGGCAATTACCGCCGAAATATTGGGTCACGCGGTCCTTTCTCAATTTGATATTGAGTTTGAACAAATTACTATTCCCTTTGTTGAGACTCTTGCGAAAGCGACTGAAGTTGCACAACAAATAAACGACAGTTGTATTACCGAGAAACCAGCACTGGTTTTTCATTCAATAATCGATGAGAATATTCGAAAAATTATTGAAAGCTGTAATGGCATCAGTTATGACTTTCTAAACACTTTTGTGGCCCCGCTCGAAAAACAGCTCGGCACTAAAGCGGCGCCGAAAACGCATCGCACTCATGGTATTGCGAACGAAGCGTATAGCGCTCGCATCGACGCGATAAATTACTCGCTTGATAACGACGATGGCATTAGTTTAAAGCATCTGGATAAAGCTGAAATAATCTTGGTTGGCGTGTCCCGCTGTGGCAAAACACCAAGCAGTCTTTATTTAGCAATGCAGTTTGGCATTGCTACGGCCAACTACCCGTTTATTTGCGAAGATATGGACAATCTAAAACTTCCGGCAGAGCTTAAGAAAAATAAAAGCAAAATATTTGGCCTGACTATCGACCCGTTCAGACTGCATGAAATAAGAACTCAGCGCCGAGCCGACAGTAAATATGCCTCGTTAAGACAATGCCGTGCTGAAGTTAAAGAGGTTGAGATGCTTTACCGCCGCGAACGCATCCCATTCATTGATACTACTAAGCATAGTGTTGAAGAAATAACCGCAAAAATCATCGATATCAGCGGACTAAAACGTAAAATGTTCTAA
- a CDS encoding 3-deoxy-7-phosphoheptulonate synthase, which yields MPIKTDELRTTYIDRVITPSQLALEFPLSDSAAQTLIQNRREIEAIIDGTDDRLLVIIGPCSIHDTAAALDYAKRLTVLQQQYKDSLVITMRVYFEKPRTIVGWKGLISDPDLNGQYKANKGLRLARKLLVDISEMGMPIATEFLDMVNGQYIADLICWGAVGARTTESQIHREMASALSCPVGFKNGTDGNTKIAIDAVRAAQVPHIFYSPDKDGQMTVYRTHGNPFGHVILRGGKEPNYSAQHIAHACARLNEAELRPAVVIDFSHGNSQKLHTNQLLVAKDIMAQMREGSRQISGIMAESFIEQGNQKVIEGQPLVYGQSITDACIHWGDTETLLADLADASAARMAKG from the coding sequence ATGCCAATAAAAACAGATGAATTAAGAACCACCTATATCGATCGGGTGATCACCCCTAGTCAATTAGCCCTAGAATTTCCATTGTCTGACAGTGCCGCCCAAACGCTCATTCAGAACCGTCGTGAGATTGAAGCCATTATCGATGGTACCGATGATCGTTTATTGGTTATTATCGGCCCTTGTTCTATTCACGATACCGCTGCTGCACTTGACTACGCCAAACGTTTAACTGTGTTGCAACAGCAATATAAAGACAGTTTAGTCATTACAATGCGTGTTTACTTTGAAAAGCCTCGTACCATTGTTGGTTGGAAAGGCTTAATTAGTGATCCTGATTTAAATGGCCAATACAAAGCGAACAAAGGTCTGCGTTTAGCGCGTAAACTTTTAGTCGATATTTCTGAAATGGGCATGCCAATTGCCACCGAATTTTTAGACATGGTCAATGGTCAATATATTGCTGATTTAATCTGTTGGGGCGCTGTTGGGGCTCGTACCACTGAAAGCCAAATTCACCGTGAAATGGCCTCAGCGCTTTCATGCCCTGTTGGCTTTAAAAATGGTACCGATGGTAATACCAAGATTGCGATTGATGCGGTGCGTGCAGCTCAAGTACCCCATATCTTTTATTCTCCGGATAAAGATGGCCAAATGACAGTTTACCGCACCCATGGCAACCCGTTTGGTCATGTGATCCTGCGTGGCGGTAAAGAGCCAAATTATAGTGCACAGCACATTGCACACGCTTGTGCTCGTTTAAATGAAGCCGAACTGCGCCCAGCAGTAGTGATTGACTTTAGCCACGGTAACAGCCAAAAGCTTCATACTAATCAGTTACTCGTTGCCAAAGATATCATGGCGCAAATGCGCGAAGGTAGCCGCCAAATATCGGGCATCATGGCCGAGAGCTTTATTGAGCAAGGCAATCAGAAAGTGATTGAGGGTCAGCCGTTAGTTTATGGCCAAAGCATTACCGATGCTTGCATCCATTGGGGTGATACTGAGACTTTATTAGCCGATTTAGCCGACGCATCGGCTGCAAGAATGGCTAAAGGTTAA
- a CDS encoding diguanylate cyclase, which translates to MHQELIDQIAEYLPEKNMQIKLTDFIAEIDYCYTQADAKQQALEYLLCSAQATLDSTTTAIIVTDRKGNVTRLNHKATFLLAQLRVDEPQNIFSQLAPSIVDYPDVLQSFSQVFRSGQARAELVVTLTYGRMFEIVSLPQCVKGAVVGRVWNITEVTKLRSKERQVYFMAYHDSLTKLPNRLKLTEHLKTAISQAAVSRTRLAVIFIDLDGFKYVNDTLGHDSGDVLLIEAARRIGAHLTSDDLLSRHGGDEFILLLNNIASDAEIESRAEAIRQSLLPVVTIAGQEAYVSGSIGVATFPEHGRDYSSLIKHADLAMYQAKRLGRNNCQFFTSAYALDGNVRMLLITKLKKAVYNNEIETVYQPIIDVVNCKITALEATFKWRQRDGSFIPLNDFLSIAIDTELIIPMTERIINQACLQMVLWNELGHDNLTVTFNLYPAHFKNTGLVGHIANTLKSTGLGAEKLVLQIKDIETAVQYDSSNELLANLDRLGVQIIASDFGCSVTSMNHFTTLPISGVKLADNCVGNVLKSDKHRLLVQALIAMSKTMGFTISASGITNLGQQKLLERYGCSVMQGSLFGPPQNSELISTKLFKQLPELAP; encoded by the coding sequence GTGCATCAAGAATTAATAGACCAGATAGCGGAGTATCTCCCTGAGAAAAATATGCAGATAAAGTTAACTGACTTTATTGCAGAAATAGATTATTGCTATACTCAAGCCGATGCTAAGCAGCAAGCGCTTGAATATTTATTATGTTCGGCCCAAGCAACGCTCGACTCTACCACTACTGCCATTATCGTTACCGATCGCAAAGGCAATGTCACTCGCTTAAATCACAAAGCAACATTTTTGTTGGCCCAATTACGGGTTGATGAACCGCAGAATATATTTAGTCAGTTAGCGCCAAGTATCGTTGATTATCCGGATGTTTTACAAAGTTTTAGTCAGGTTTTTCGTTCAGGTCAAGCGCGTGCAGAGTTGGTTGTAACGTTAACCTATGGCCGAATGTTCGAGATTGTCTCACTACCTCAATGTGTCAAAGGCGCCGTGGTCGGACGGGTGTGGAACATTACCGAAGTCACCAAATTACGCTCTAAAGAGCGTCAAGTTTACTTCATGGCCTACCACGATTCTTTAACCAAATTGCCAAATCGGCTTAAATTAACAGAACATTTAAAAACTGCAATCAGCCAAGCTGCGGTATCAAGAACGCGCCTAGCGGTGATTTTTATCGATCTTGATGGCTTTAAATACGTCAATGATACGTTAGGCCACGACAGTGGTGATGTGTTGTTAATTGAAGCTGCTCGGCGAATTGGTGCGCACCTTACGTCTGATGACTTATTGTCACGCCATGGCGGTGATGAATTTATTTTGCTGTTAAACAACATTGCTAGCGACGCAGAAATAGAATCTCGTGCTGAAGCGATCAGACAAAGCTTATTACCCGTAGTAACCATCGCAGGTCAGGAAGCTTATGTGTCTGGCAGTATTGGTGTTGCTACTTTCCCAGAACATGGTAGAGATTACAGTAGCTTAATTAAACACGCAGATTTAGCAATGTACCAAGCGAAACGCTTGGGGCGTAACAATTGTCAGTTTTTTACATCAGCCTATGCACTCGATGGCAACGTTCGGATGCTGTTGATTACAAAATTAAAGAAAGCAGTTTACAACAATGAAATAGAGACGGTATATCAGCCAATTATCGATGTTGTAAATTGTAAAATTACCGCGCTAGAAGCAACATTTAAGTGGCGTCAGCGCGATGGCAGTTTTATACCGCTTAATGATTTCTTGTCGATTGCGATAGACACTGAATTAATTATTCCAATGACAGAGCGAATTATTAATCAAGCTTGCCTGCAAATGGTCTTGTGGAATGAGTTAGGCCATGACAACTTAACAGTAACCTTTAATCTGTATCCTGCACATTTTAAAAATACTGGATTAGTCGGCCACATAGCTAACACGCTCAAATCAACCGGGCTGGGCGCCGAAAAATTGGTGTTACAAATAAAAGACATTGAAACCGCGGTACAATACGACAGTAGCAATGAGTTATTAGCGAACTTAGATCGGCTTGGGGTTCAGATTATAGCGAGTGATTTTGGCTGTAGTGTTACGTCGATGAACCATTTTACGACATTGCCGATTAGTGGGGTCAAGCTAGCAGATAATTGTGTTGGCAATGTGCTTAAGTCAGACAAACATCGCTTGTTAGTTCAGGCACTAATTGCCATGAGCAAAACGATGGGCTTTACAATTTCCGCCAGTGGCATTACAAATCTTGGTCAGCAAAAATTATTAGAACGTTATGGTTGTTCAGTGATGCAGGGCTCACTGTTTGGCCCACCGCAAAACAGTGAGCTAATCAGTACGAAGTTATTTAAGCAATTGCCTGAGTTGGCGCCATAA